One window of the Eucalyptus grandis isolate ANBG69807.140 chromosome 6, ASM1654582v1, whole genome shotgun sequence genome contains the following:
- the LOC104449384 gene encoding probable beta-D-xylosidase 7, which produces MELSLPAALTDTVPCKSLSLTLTLSPSPRTTKMRNHRVQILPLLIVFISVATLLSLPAASAQPPPVACSPSRPSATAFPFCNASLPISQRAQDLVSRLTLNEKISQLVNSAPAIPRLGVPAYEWWSEALHGIRDRHGIRFNGTIRSATSFPQVILTAASFDGDLWYRIGQAIGTETRGMYNAGQATGMTFWAPNINIFRDPRWGRGQETPGEDPLVAGKYAVSFVRGFQGDAFQGGGEPRGRSLQASACCKHFTAYDLDNWKGVDRYIFDARVTAQDMADTFQPPFQRCIQDGKASGLMCAYNQVNGTPSCADYNLLSNTVRQQWSFDGYIVSDCDAVSIIYEDQRYAKTPEDAVADVLKAGMDVNCGDYLQKHAKSAVKQKKVSVSEIDKALNNLFSVRMRLGLFNGDPKKQPFGNIGPDQVCSQKHQDLALEAAQSGIVLLKNKENRLPLQRSDSMSLGVIGPNANNASMLLGNYAGPPCKSVTLLQALQSYVNDTRYQAGCDNVTCSVLQIAQAVEVAKVVDHVVLIMGLDQTQEREKFDRVDLVLPGRQQELITTVAQAAKKPVILVILCGGPVDIRFAIEDQNIGSILWAGYPGEAGGMALSEIILGEYNPGGRLPVTWYPQEFTGVPMTDMRMRPEPSTGYPGRTYRFYQGPSVFEYGYGLSYTEYSYKFISVTKELFYLNQSPKSQSDEASDASPRYRPVSDLGAVCRKGDIAVTLEVRNRGDMEGKHPVLLFVRHAKPSRGNPSKQLVAFQNVELKGGETVEIQLAFNPCDNLSQADENGTMIIEEGQRFLEVGDQEYPIAVMA; this is translated from the exons ATGGAGCTATCTTTACCCGCTGCTCTCACTGACACTGTTCCCTGCAAAAGCCTGTCACTCACTCTCACGCTCTCACCATCTCCAAGAACCACCAAGATGAGAAACCACCGAGTACAGATCCTCCCTCTACTCATCGTCTTCATCTCCGTCGCCACCCTCCTCTCCCTTCCCGCCGCCTCCGCCCAGCCGCCGCCGGTCGCGTGCAGCCCATCAAGGCCCTCCGCCACGGCCTTCCCCTTCTGCAATGCTTCGCTCCCCATCAGCCAGCGCGCCCAGGACCTCGTCTCCAGGCTCACATTGAACGAGAAGATCTCGCAGCTGGTCAACTCCGCCCCGGCCATCCCCCGCCTCGGCGTCCCCGCCTACGAGTGGTGGTCCGAGGCCCTCCACGGCATCAGAGACCGCCACGGCATCCGCTTCAACGGCACCATCCGGTCCGCCACCAGTTTCCCCCAGGTCATCCTCACCGCCGCCTCCTTCGACGGCGACCTCTGGTACCGCATCGGCCAG GCGATAGGGACAGAGACGAGGGGGATGTACAACGCGGGGCAGGCGACGGGGATGACGTTCTGGGCGCCCAACATCAACATATTCAGAGACCCGAGGTGGGGGAGAGGGCAGGAGACGCCCGGCGAGGACCCGCTGGTCGCCGGAAAGTACGCCGTCTCGTTCGTGCGGGGCTTCCAAGGCGACGCCTTCCAGGGCGGAGGGGAGCCGCGTGGGAGGAGCCTCCAGGCGTCGGCTTGCTGCAAGCACTTCACCGCCTACGATTTGGACAACTGGAAGGGCGTGGACCGTTACATCTTCGATGCTCGG GTGACGGCACAAGACATGGCAGATACCTTTCAGCCGCCGTTTCAAAGGTGCATCCAGGACGGGAAGGCCAGTGGGCTCATGTGCGCTTACAACCAAGTCAACGGCACCCCCAGCTGCGCAGATTACAATCTCCTCTCCAACACCGTCCGTCAACAATGGTCTTTCGACGG GTACATAGTATCGGATTGCGATGCTGTCTCCATCATATACGAAGACCAAAGATATGCCAAGACACCAGAGGATGCTGTTGCCGATGTCCTCAAAGCTG GCATGGATGTCAACTGTGGAGATTACCTACAGAAACATGCTAAATCCGCTGTCAAGCAAAAGAAAGTGTCGGTGTCCGAGATAGACAAAGCGCTTAACAACCTCTTCTCAGTGAGAATGAGGCTAGGACTCTTCAATGGCGACCCCAAGAAACAACCTTTCGGCAACATAGGCCCGGATCAGGTCTGCTCCCAAAAGCATCAAGATTTGGCTCTTGAGGCTGCTCAAAGCGGCATTGTGCTTctgaagaataaagaaaatcgTCTGCCTCTTCAGAGATCAGATTCCATGTCGCTTGGGGTAATAGGCCCCAATGCCAACAATGCCTCGATGCTACTTGGGAACTACGCGGGACCGCCGTGCAAGTCCGTAACACTGCTGCAGGCTCTGCAAAGTTATGTGAATGACACAAGGTATCAGGCGGGTTGCGACAATGTAACATGTTCGGTGCTGCAGATCGCCCAGGCCGTGGAAGTAGCAAAAGTAGTAGATCACGTGGTGCTAATCATGGGGTTAGATCAAACTCAAGAGAGGGAGAAGTTCGATCGTGTGGATTTGGTCCTTCCCGGCAGGCAACAGGAGCTCATCACGACCGTTGCCCAAGCTGCAAAGAAGCCGGTCATTTTGGTGATTCTCTGTGGGGGTCCCGTTGACATTAGATTTGCCATTGAAGATCAGAACATCGGAAGCATCTTGTGGGCCGGTTATCCTGGTGAGGCCGGCGGGATGGCGTTGTCAGAAATCATCCTTGGTGAATATAATCCTG GAGGGAGACTGCCAGTGACTTGGTACCCACAAGAATTCACCGGAGTGCCAATGACCGACATGAGGATGAGGCCTGAACCGTCCACTGGCTATCCCGGGCGCACATACCGGTTCTACCAAGGCCCATCGGTTTTCGAGTATGGATACGGGCTTAGCTACACGGAATATTCTTACAAGTTCATATCTGTTACCAAGGAACTTTTCTACCTAAACCAATCCCCTAAATCTCAATCTGATGAAGCCTCGGATGCCTCCCCTCGGTATAGACCAGTTTCGGATTTGGGAGCAGTTTGCAGGAAGGGCGATATTGCCGTCACACTCGAGGTCAGGAACCGTGGCGACATGGAAGGCAAGCACCCAGTGTTGCTCTTTGTGAGGCATGCAAAGCCGAGCAGAGGGAATCCGAGTAAGCAGCTGGTGGCCTTCCAGAATGTGGAACTGAAGGGGGGCGAAACCGTGGAGATCCAATTGGCATTTAACCCTTGCGACAACCTGAGTCAAGCCGATGAAAATGGCACGATGATAATAGAAGAAGGACAGCGCTTCTTGGAGGTGGGAGATCAAGAGTACCCGATCGCTGTGATGGCCTGA
- the LOC104449383 gene encoding metallophosphoesterase 1 has translation MENITFVSLNSVALLCGNNALRFGVEEVIERESLDFRTEIEGPRTEMTNDLGSDREMSPNFAWRENSMASGSGPVLLLHLPLHSTGRSRNDGKHCHEKAYSNLLVDVNELQQRRLAGTGPYELSHTIPPNATEYIFQALRPRIVFSGHSRDFCDYLHPDGTREVTVPPMSWHARDDPGFVIATFRQGKSVGISHCYLGRQSCALIYIFILVLSMLMTLMVKFLKTFQTMVMAVALL, from the exons ATGGAGAATATAACCTTTGTCTCTCTTAATAGTGTTGCATTGCTTTGTGGCAACAATGCACTACGATTTGGCGTGGAAGAAGTGATAGAGAGGGAAAGCTTAGATTTCCGGACAGAAATTGAAGGGCCAAGAACAGAAATGACCAATGACTTGGGTTCAGATAGGGAAATGTCTCCGAACTTTGCATGGAGAGAGAATTCTATGGCATCTGGCTCTGGTCCTGTTCTCTTGCTTCACTTGCCGTTACACTCAACAGGAAGGAGTAGGAATGATGGGAAACATTGTCATGAGAAAGCTTATAGCAACTTATTGGTGGATGTCAATGAACTGCAGCAGAG GAGGCTTGCCGGGACTGGGCCCTATGAGTTATCACACACTATCCCTCCAAATGCAACAGAATACATCTTCCAAGCTCTTAGACCAAG GATTGTTTTTAGTGGGCACAGTCGTGATTTTTGTGATTACCTACACCCGGATGGAACCCGTGAAGTAACTGTTCCACCTATGTCATGGCATGCTAGGGATGATCCCGGATTTGTCATTGCCACATTTAGACAAGGCAAATCTGTAGGTATCAGTCATTGTTATCTTGGTAGGCAATCGTGTGCACTCATCTATATCTTCATATTGGTTCTATCGATGTTAATGACACTTATGGTGAAGTTTTTGAAAACATTCCAGACTATGGTAATGGCTGTAGCTCTTCTGTAA
- the LOC104449386 gene encoding phosphatidylinositol transfer protein 3, translated as MSSESKKSSSNGNEKLLTSEEQQAKINELRRLIGTAALPEKLSIYCSDASLARHLRARNWNVKKATKMLKDTLKWRSENKPEEIRWEDIAHEAETGKIYRSNYVDKHGRTVLVMRPSHQNSKSTKGQIKYLVYCMENAILNLPSNQEQMVWLIDFQGFNMSHISVKVTKETAHVLQDQYPERLGVAILYNPPKFFEPFFSVVKPFLEPKTYNKVKFVYSDDLNSKKIMEDLFDMDRLESAFGGNDANGFDIGKYAERMREDDKRMPLAWTRGSIPLATQAAAITVSASLDSITLSDSDPSDNEKAEDIMGGVESEIVTPIDAVASTNIGDNCSTSVHS; from the exons ATGAGCTCTGAGTCTAAGAAATCCTCTTCAAATGGAAATGAGAAACTTTTAACATCAGAAGAGCAGCAGGCAAAG ATTAATGAGTTGAGGAGATTGATTGGGACGGCAGCATTGCCAGAAAAGTTATCGATTTATTGTTCGGATGCATCGCTTGCTAGACACTTAAGGGCTCGGAattggaatgtgaagaaagcaACTAAGATGCTTAAAGATACCTTGAAGTGGAGATCAGAAAATAAGCCTGAAGAAATTCGTTGG GAAGACATTGCTCATGAGGCTGAGACTGGGAAAATCTACAGATCGAATTATGTAGACAAACATGGCAGGACAGTTCTGGTCATGAGGCCTAGTCACCAG AACTCGAAGTCAACAAAAGGACAAATTAAGTACTTGGTTTATTGCATGGAAAATGCTATTTTGAATCTGCCGTCCAACCAAGAGCAGATGGTCTGGCTGATAGATTTCCAGGGTTTCAATATGTCACATATATCAGTGAAGGTGACAAAGGAGACGGCCCATGTATTACAGGATCAATACCCAGAACGTCTTGGTGTTGCCATCCTATATAACCCTCCTAAATTCTTTGAACCATTCTTTTCG GTGGTGAAACCCTTCCTTGAGCCCAAAACTTACAATAAGGTAAAGTTTGTCTACTCAGATGACCTCAACTCGAAGAAAATAATGGAGGATCTGTTTGATATGGATCGGCTTGAATCCGCATTTGGTGGCAATGATGCTAATGGTTTTGACATTGGTAAGTATGCCGAGAGGATGAGAGAAGACGACAAGAGGATGCCGTTGGCTTGGACAAGAGGGAGCATTCCGTTGGCAACCCAAGCAGCAGCCATAACCGTTTCTGCTTCTTTAGATTCCATTACTTTATCAGATTCTGATCCCTCAGACAATGAGAAGGCAGAAGATATAATGGGTGGAGTAGAGTCGGAGATAGTGACGCCCATCGATGCCGTGGCGTCAACAAATATAGGTGATAACTGCAGCACGAGCGTGCACTCTTAA
- the LOC104449387 gene encoding 2,3-bisphosphoglycerate-dependent phosphoglycerate mutase 2 isoform X3 produces MIASMDAAVCNPSLGPSSSSSSCYVSSRPSFCPDLRRSSVRLSSEVFKVKIGRLERSLCRSSGNKLSAVIASASQTSVSDPISTPSRNDLSDSLKKSNEASLILIRHGESLWNEKNLFTGSVDVPLTKKGVEEAIQAGKRISNIPVDMIYTSSLIRAQMTAMLAMTEHRQQKVPIILHDENERARTWGRIFSEETKKQSIPVVTAWQLNERMYGELQGLNKQETVERYGKEQVHEWRRSYDIPPPNGESLAMCAQRAVTYFCDEIEPQLFNGKNVMIAAHGNSLRSIIMYLDKLTTQEVISLELSTGVPLLYIFKEGRFVRRGSPVGPTEAGVYAYTGKLAQYRQKLDEMSH; encoded by the exons ATGATTGCATC AATGGATGCTGCTGTTTGTAATCCATCTCTTggaccttcttcttcttcttcttcttgttatgTAAGTAGCAGACCCAGCTTTTGTCCAGATTTGAGGCGCAGCTCAGTGAGATTATCTTCGGAAGTTTTCAAGGTCAAGATTGGCAGGTTGGAAAGAAGTCTTTGCCGATCTAGCGGAAATAAACTCAGTGCCGTCATAGCTTCAGCTTCTCAAACATCGGTTTCTGATCCAATTTCTACACCTTCAAGGAACGACTTGAGTgactcattaaaaaaatcaa ATGAAGCATCATTGATCCTAATTCGACATGGGGAATCTCTATGGAATGAAAAGAACCTATTTACTGGTAGTGTTGATGTGCCACTTACCAAGAAGGGTGTGGAAGAGGCGATTCAAGCGGGTAAAAGGATTAGCAACATTCCTGTTGACATGATATATACATCATCATTAATCCGTGCACAGATGACTGCAATGCTTGCCATGACTGAGCACCGCCAACAGAAG GTGCCAATCATATTGCATGATGAGAATGAGAGGGCGAGGACATGGGGTCGTATTTTCAGTGAAGAGACCAAAAAGCAATCCATTCCAGTTGTAACAGCTTGGCAATTGAATGAAAGAAT GTATGGTGAGTTGCAAGGTCTAAATAAACAGGAAACAGTCGAGAGATATGGGAAGGAACAAGTTCATGAGTGGCGGCGAAGTTATGATATTCCCCCACCTAATGGGGAGAGCTTGGCAATGTGCGCTCAAAGAGCTGTCACGTATTTCTGTGATGAG ATTGAACCTCAACTTTTCAATGGAAAAAATGTGATGATTGCAGCCCATGGCAATTCACTGAGATCCATCATCATGTATCTGGACAAATTAACTACTCAAGAG GTTATAAGTTTGGAGCTATCAACTGGAGTTCCGCTATTATACATTTTCAAAGAGGGAAGATTTGTAAGGAGAGGTAGTCCTGTGGGACCTACTGAAgctggtgtctatgcttatacTGGG AAATTGGCTCAGTACAGGCAGAAATTGGATGAGATGTCACATTAG
- the LOC104449387 gene encoding 2,3-bisphosphoglycerate-dependent phosphoglycerate mutase 2 isoform X4 yields the protein MIASRPSFCPDLRRSSVRLSSEVFKVKIGRLERSLCRSSGNKLSAVIASASQTSVSDPISTPSRNDLSDSLKKSNEASLILIRHGESLWNEKNLFTGSVDVPLTKKGVEEAIQAGKRISNIPVDMIYTSSLIRAQMTAMLAMTEHRQQKVPIILHDENERARTWGRIFSEETKKQSIPVVTAWQLNERMYGELQGLNKQETVERYGKEQVHEWRRSYDIPPPNGESLAMCAQRAVTYFCDEIEPQLFNGKNVMIAAHGNSLRSIIMYLDKLTTQEVISLELSTGVPLLYIFKEGRFVRRGSPVGPTEAGVYAYTGAIKCTSLVLVHLHSSLTMRIPPLVII from the exons ATGATTGCATC CAGACCCAGCTTTTGTCCAGATTTGAGGCGCAGCTCAGTGAGATTATCTTCGGAAGTTTTCAAGGTCAAGATTGGCAGGTTGGAAAGAAGTCTTTGCCGATCTAGCGGAAATAAACTCAGTGCCGTCATAGCTTCAGCTTCTCAAACATCGGTTTCTGATCCAATTTCTACACCTTCAAGGAACGACTTGAGTgactcattaaaaaaatcaa ATGAAGCATCATTGATCCTAATTCGACATGGGGAATCTCTATGGAATGAAAAGAACCTATTTACTGGTAGTGTTGATGTGCCACTTACCAAGAAGGGTGTGGAAGAGGCGATTCAAGCGGGTAAAAGGATTAGCAACATTCCTGTTGACATGATATATACATCATCATTAATCCGTGCACAGATGACTGCAATGCTTGCCATGACTGAGCACCGCCAACAGAAG GTGCCAATCATATTGCATGATGAGAATGAGAGGGCGAGGACATGGGGTCGTATTTTCAGTGAAGAGACCAAAAAGCAATCCATTCCAGTTGTAACAGCTTGGCAATTGAATGAAAGAAT GTATGGTGAGTTGCAAGGTCTAAATAAACAGGAAACAGTCGAGAGATATGGGAAGGAACAAGTTCATGAGTGGCGGCGAAGTTATGATATTCCCCCACCTAATGGGGAGAGCTTGGCAATGTGCGCTCAAAGAGCTGTCACGTATTTCTGTGATGAG ATTGAACCTCAACTTTTCAATGGAAAAAATGTGATGATTGCAGCCCATGGCAATTCACTGAGATCCATCATCATGTATCTGGACAAATTAACTACTCAAGAG GTTATAAGTTTGGAGCTATCAACTGGAGTTCCGCTATTATACATTTTCAAAGAGGGAAGATTTGTAAGGAGAGGTAGTCCTGTGGGACCTACTGAAgctggtgtctatgcttatacTGGG GCAATTAAATGCACCAGCCTTGttcttgttcatcttcattCTTCATTGACTATGAGAATCCCACCCTTGGTGATAATTTGA
- the LOC104449387 gene encoding 2,3-bisphosphoglycerate-dependent phosphoglycerate mutase 2 isoform X1, with amino-acid sequence MIASMDAAVCNPSLGPSSSSSSCYVSSRPSFCPDLRRSSVRLSSEVFKVKIGRLERSLCRSSGNKLSAVIASASQTSVSDPISTPSRNDLSDSLKKSNEASLILIRHGESLWNEKNLFTGSVDVPLTKKGVEEAIQAGKRISNIPVDMIYTSSLIRAQMTAMLAMTEHRQQKVPIILHDENERARTWGRIFSEETKKQSIPVVTAWQLNERMYGELQGLNKQETVERYGKEQVHEWRRSYDIPPPNGESLAMCAQRAVTYFCDEIEPQLFNGKNVMIAAHGNSLRSIIMYLDKLTTQEVISLELSTGVPLLYIFKEGRFVRRGSPVGPTEAGVYAYTGAIKCTSLVLVHLHSSLTMRIPPLVII; translated from the exons ATGATTGCATC AATGGATGCTGCTGTTTGTAATCCATCTCTTggaccttcttcttcttcttcttcttgttatgTAAGTAGCAGACCCAGCTTTTGTCCAGATTTGAGGCGCAGCTCAGTGAGATTATCTTCGGAAGTTTTCAAGGTCAAGATTGGCAGGTTGGAAAGAAGTCTTTGCCGATCTAGCGGAAATAAACTCAGTGCCGTCATAGCTTCAGCTTCTCAAACATCGGTTTCTGATCCAATTTCTACACCTTCAAGGAACGACTTGAGTgactcattaaaaaaatcaa ATGAAGCATCATTGATCCTAATTCGACATGGGGAATCTCTATGGAATGAAAAGAACCTATTTACTGGTAGTGTTGATGTGCCACTTACCAAGAAGGGTGTGGAAGAGGCGATTCAAGCGGGTAAAAGGATTAGCAACATTCCTGTTGACATGATATATACATCATCATTAATCCGTGCACAGATGACTGCAATGCTTGCCATGACTGAGCACCGCCAACAGAAG GTGCCAATCATATTGCATGATGAGAATGAGAGGGCGAGGACATGGGGTCGTATTTTCAGTGAAGAGACCAAAAAGCAATCCATTCCAGTTGTAACAGCTTGGCAATTGAATGAAAGAAT GTATGGTGAGTTGCAAGGTCTAAATAAACAGGAAACAGTCGAGAGATATGGGAAGGAACAAGTTCATGAGTGGCGGCGAAGTTATGATATTCCCCCACCTAATGGGGAGAGCTTGGCAATGTGCGCTCAAAGAGCTGTCACGTATTTCTGTGATGAG ATTGAACCTCAACTTTTCAATGGAAAAAATGTGATGATTGCAGCCCATGGCAATTCACTGAGATCCATCATCATGTATCTGGACAAATTAACTACTCAAGAG GTTATAAGTTTGGAGCTATCAACTGGAGTTCCGCTATTATACATTTTCAAAGAGGGAAGATTTGTAAGGAGAGGTAGTCCTGTGGGACCTACTGAAgctggtgtctatgcttatacTGGG GCAATTAAATGCACCAGCCTTGttcttgttcatcttcattCTTCATTGACTATGAGAATCCCACCCTTGGTGATAATTTGA
- the LOC104449387 gene encoding 2,3-bisphosphoglycerate-dependent phosphoglycerate mutase 2 isoform X2, whose protein sequence is MDAAVCNPSLGPSSSSSSCYVSSRPSFCPDLRRSSVRLSSEVFKVKIGRLERSLCRSSGNKLSAVIASASQTSVSDPISTPSRNDLSDSLKKSNEASLILIRHGESLWNEKNLFTGSVDVPLTKKGVEEAIQAGKRISNIPVDMIYTSSLIRAQMTAMLAMTEHRQQKVPIILHDENERARTWGRIFSEETKKQSIPVVTAWQLNERMYGELQGLNKQETVERYGKEQVHEWRRSYDIPPPNGESLAMCAQRAVTYFCDEIEPQLFNGKNVMIAAHGNSLRSIIMYLDKLTTQEVISLELSTGVPLLYIFKEGRFVRRGSPVGPTEAGVYAYTGAIKCTSLVLVHLHSSLTMRIPPLVII, encoded by the exons ATGGATGCTGCTGTTTGTAATCCATCTCTTggaccttcttcttcttcttcttcttgttatgTAAGTAGCAGACCCAGCTTTTGTCCAGATTTGAGGCGCAGCTCAGTGAGATTATCTTCGGAAGTTTTCAAGGTCAAGATTGGCAGGTTGGAAAGAAGTCTTTGCCGATCTAGCGGAAATAAACTCAGTGCCGTCATAGCTTCAGCTTCTCAAACATCGGTTTCTGATCCAATTTCTACACCTTCAAGGAACGACTTGAGTgactcattaaaaaaatcaa ATGAAGCATCATTGATCCTAATTCGACATGGGGAATCTCTATGGAATGAAAAGAACCTATTTACTGGTAGTGTTGATGTGCCACTTACCAAGAAGGGTGTGGAAGAGGCGATTCAAGCGGGTAAAAGGATTAGCAACATTCCTGTTGACATGATATATACATCATCATTAATCCGTGCACAGATGACTGCAATGCTTGCCATGACTGAGCACCGCCAACAGAAG GTGCCAATCATATTGCATGATGAGAATGAGAGGGCGAGGACATGGGGTCGTATTTTCAGTGAAGAGACCAAAAAGCAATCCATTCCAGTTGTAACAGCTTGGCAATTGAATGAAAGAAT GTATGGTGAGTTGCAAGGTCTAAATAAACAGGAAACAGTCGAGAGATATGGGAAGGAACAAGTTCATGAGTGGCGGCGAAGTTATGATATTCCCCCACCTAATGGGGAGAGCTTGGCAATGTGCGCTCAAAGAGCTGTCACGTATTTCTGTGATGAG ATTGAACCTCAACTTTTCAATGGAAAAAATGTGATGATTGCAGCCCATGGCAATTCACTGAGATCCATCATCATGTATCTGGACAAATTAACTACTCAAGAG GTTATAAGTTTGGAGCTATCAACTGGAGTTCCGCTATTATACATTTTCAAAGAGGGAAGATTTGTAAGGAGAGGTAGTCCTGTGGGACCTACTGAAgctggtgtctatgcttatacTGGG GCAATTAAATGCACCAGCCTTGttcttgttcatcttcattCTTCATTGACTATGAGAATCCCACCCTTGGTGATAATTTGA